The following proteins are encoded in a genomic region of Nitratireductor sp. GISD-1A_MAKvit:
- a CDS encoding Lrp/AsnC family transcriptional regulator, whose translation MQSERVDRIDRNILDALTGDGRLSIAELARRVGLSKTPVQARLRRLEKEGYIRGYSAIIDRARIGEGHIAFVQVELEDTRSSALAAFNKAVLAVPEIEQCHMTAAGFDYLLKVRTRDITSYRKVLGERISALPHVARTSTFVTMETVKDR comes from the coding sequence ATGCAGTCAGAACGAGTAGACCGGATAGACCGCAACATTCTGGACGCCCTGACCGGGGACGGGCGTCTGTCCATTGCGGAGCTGGCCCGCCGGGTGGGGCTTTCCAAGACGCCGGTGCAGGCCCGACTGCGCCGCCTCGAAAAGGAAGGCTACATTCGCGGCTACTCCGCCATCATCGATCGCGCGCGTATCGGTGAGGGTCATATCGCCTTCGTTCAGGTAGAGCTTGAAGACACACGCTCTTCAGCTCTTGCAGCCTTCAACAAGGCCGTTCTTGCCGTTCCGGAGATCGAGCAGTGCCACATGACGGCGGCGGGGTTCGATTATCTTCTCAAGGTCCGCACGCGCGACATCACGAGCTATCGCAAGGTGCTGGGAGAACGCATCTCCGCCCTCCCCCACGTGGCGCGCACCTCCACCTTCGTGACCATGGAAACCGTCAAGGACCGCTAG
- a CDS encoding FixH family protein gives MATQRKGKGKPIVLIGIGLLVGVIALYAAFRLIAPPPDGIDIAYNTVSGEGLYQVMFETESQPVPVNETHEWVLTVTTPDGEPVTDARISIDGGMPAHGHGLPTSPQMTENLGEGHYRVEGMRFNMGGHWEIRIGLDAEPGLDEAVFNLDL, from the coding sequence ATGGCCACACAGCGCAAAGGCAAAGGAAAACCAATCGTCTTGATCGGTATCGGGCTGCTGGTTGGGGTGATTGCCCTTTATGCCGCGTTCCGGCTCATCGCCCCGCCGCCCGACGGGATCGACATCGCCTACAACACCGTCAGTGGCGAGGGGCTTTATCAGGTCATGTTCGAAACCGAGAGCCAGCCGGTTCCGGTCAACGAAACCCATGAATGGGTGTTGACTGTCACGACGCCGGATGGCGAGCCGGTAACGGATGCACGAATCTCCATCGATGGCGGAATGCCCGCTCACGGCCACGGCCTGCCCACAAGCCCGCAGATGACCGAAAACCTTGGCGAAGGGCACTACCGTGTCGAGGGCATGCGTTTCAACATGGGCGGGCACTGGGAAATCCGCATCGGGCTGGATGCCGAACCCGGACTGGACGAAGCGGTTTTCAATCTGGATCTTTGA
- a CDS encoding AEC family transporter encodes MSPLVETVSFVFGLVAFGYLAGWSGLLKVQTGDALSEFAVTIAVPLLLFRTMAGAEFGDSLPWALWCTYFSAVAVAWVVGHFTIVRFFGRDARVGVVAGLSTGFSNLVLLGIPFMLGVFGRRGFEVLSLIISVHLPIMMGMSILLFALVGRKGGASLTIVREFLTRLFSNPLIIGILAGLLWRFTGLEMPSLGTRFVDALANVAGPVALFAMGLGLRKFGISGDVRPAVVIAVLKLFLMPAVALAGALVIGLPVYSAQIAVAAAALPSGVNPYLIASRFGTGQALASNAMTIATALAVFTTAFWLSVLHWIYQ; translated from the coding sequence ATGTCGCCGCTCGTCGAAACCGTCTCCTTCGTTTTTGGACTTGTCGCATTCGGCTACCTTGCCGGGTGGAGCGGCCTGTTGAAAGTGCAGACGGGCGATGCGCTGAGCGAGTTTGCAGTAACCATCGCGGTCCCGCTGCTGCTGTTCCGCACCATGGCGGGCGCCGAATTCGGCGACAGTCTTCCCTGGGCGCTCTGGTGCACCTATTTCAGCGCGGTTGCGGTGGCCTGGGTGGTGGGCCACTTCACCATCGTGCGGTTTTTCGGACGGGATGCACGGGTCGGCGTCGTGGCCGGCCTTTCGACAGGGTTTTCCAACCTCGTTCTGCTTGGGATCCCGTTCATGCTCGGTGTGTTCGGGCGCAGGGGCTTTGAGGTCCTGTCGCTGATCATATCGGTTCACCTGCCCATCATGATGGGCATGTCGATCCTTCTGTTCGCGCTTGTCGGGCGGAAGGGAGGTGCGTCCTTGACCATCGTCAGGGAGTTTTTGACCCGGCTTTTCTCCAACCCGCTGATCATCGGCATTCTCGCCGGACTTCTATGGCGCTTCACCGGGCTTGAGATGCCATCGCTGGGCACACGGTTCGTCGACGCGCTGGCCAATGTTGCCGGACCGGTTGCGCTGTTTGCCATGGGGCTCGGCCTGCGCAAATTCGGCATTTCGGGCGACGTGCGCCCGGCGGTCGTGATCGCCGTGCTGAAACTTTTCCTGATGCCTGCCGTTGCCCTTGCTGGTGCGCTGGTGATCGGGCTTCCGGTCTATAGCGCACAGATTGCGGTTGCCGCGGCGGCACTTCCTTCGGGTGTGAACCCGTATCTGATTGCCTCACGGTTTGGCACCGGGCAGGCGCTCGCCTCCAATGCGATGACCATAGCCACGGCACTGGCGGTGTTCACGACGGCGTTCTGGCTTTCGGTGCTTCACTGGATCTATCAATGA
- the putA gene encoding bifunctional proline dehydrogenase/L-glutamate gamma-semialdehyde dehydrogenase PutA, protein MRIKKQEKLRQEMRAHYLADEGAALQRLARLADLNPDDRRSISSDAAELVRAVRASGDTHLMEAFLSEYGLSTQEGVALMCLAEALLRVPDSETMDDLIRDKIAPHDWSTHSGESASIFVNASTWALMLTGRVLDDEGDGVEKTLRGLVRRMGEPVIRHAVSRAMREMGEQFVLGRTIEEAIRRGRSMEEKGYTYSYDMLGEAARTEQDALRYHKAYGDAIAALKRHAKRDDIRANPGISVKLSALHPRYEATHREHMLPVMIERLTALAMAARDARMGLNIDAEEADRLDLSLDVIEAVLSSPDLSGWDGFGVVVQAYGPRAPFVLDWLYELAQRLDRRIMVRLVKGAYWDTEIKRAQVLGLDGFPVFTRKVNTDVSYIACARKLLNMTDRIYPQFATHNAHTAAAILAMAPDKSLFEFQRLHGMGEALHETVRKRENTRCRIYAPVGAHQDLLAYLVRRLLENGANSSFVHQIVDEEVSAKEIAADPFSALEEKETAVNPAIIRPSDIFGAARRNARGWDVTDPVTMAELDASRAAFAAPHEWEAHPVTPAKGNGKPRKVTNPARLTETVGTVRDATREQAEAAIGIALGAQAGWAGRPVSERADILRRIADLYEAHAAEFFALATREAGKSLADGIAEVREAVDFLRYYAGQAEFCERDTQARGVIVCISPWNFPLAIFTGQIAAALVTGNAVVAKPAEQTPLIAARAVAMMHEAGIPADVLHLLPGDGPTIGGPLTADPRIAGVCFTGSTEVARLIERQLAGNAGPDAMLIAETGGLNAMIVDSTALPEQAVRDIVASSFQSAGQRCSALRMLYVQKDVEKRVVDMLKGAMQALRIGDPWDVSTDVGPVIDDEARENIADYALNLTGQGRLIEALDVPEDGRYVAPAAFKVAGIRELEREIFGPVLHVATFEADEIDRVIADVNSMGYGLTFGLHTRIDGRAQHVVDQVHAGNIYVNRNQIGAVVGSQPFGGEGLSGTGPKAGGPHYLRRFRRSGMAGGQRPTGQVHSAGDLEGRMPAIDGKWLARTDRLPVLRKLLRGQAGPAVAAAAALDQGPIDLPGPTGEANSLMLLPRGRALCLGADAETLLAQAVQALASGNSVLAVHPQARSVLKPLLGQELPLEAVDGTVDPKALGSLSLDLVAACGASEWLGELRRRLAGRDGAIVPLIVEPVYPAAFVHERAICVDTTAAGGNASLLASV, encoded by the coding sequence ATGCGAATCAAGAAGCAGGAAAAGTTGCGACAGGAGATGCGCGCCCACTATCTGGCCGATGAGGGCGCGGCATTGCAGCGACTTGCAAGGCTTGCGGATCTCAACCCAGACGATCGACGCAGCATCTCTTCCGACGCGGCCGAACTGGTGCGCGCCGTCAGGGCATCGGGCGATACGCATCTGATGGAAGCCTTCCTTTCAGAATATGGTCTGTCAACGCAGGAGGGCGTTGCCCTGATGTGCCTGGCAGAAGCGCTGTTGCGTGTGCCGGATTCCGAAACGATGGACGACCTGATCCGCGACAAGATCGCACCGCATGACTGGTCCACGCATTCGGGCGAATCCGCCTCGATCTTCGTCAATGCGTCGACCTGGGCGCTGATGCTGACAGGGCGGGTTCTCGACGACGAAGGAGACGGGGTCGAAAAGACGCTGCGCGGGCTTGTCCGGCGCATGGGCGAGCCCGTGATCCGCCACGCGGTATCTCGCGCCATGCGCGAGATGGGCGAGCAGTTCGTGCTTGGACGCACCATCGAGGAAGCAATCCGGCGCGGCAGGTCGATGGAAGAAAAGGGCTACACCTATTCCTATGACATGCTGGGCGAGGCCGCGCGCACGGAGCAGGACGCACTGCGCTACCACAAGGCCTATGGGGATGCCATTGCCGCATTGAAGCGCCATGCAAAGCGCGACGACATCCGTGCCAATCCGGGTATCTCGGTGAAGCTATCGGCGCTTCATCCGCGCTATGAGGCAACCCACAGGGAGCACATGCTGCCGGTGATGATCGAGCGCCTGACCGCGCTGGCAATGGCCGCCCGAGATGCCCGAATGGGCCTCAATATCGATGCGGAAGAAGCCGACCGGCTGGATCTTTCGCTGGATGTGATCGAAGCGGTGCTTTCCAGCCCGGACCTTTCGGGCTGGGATGGTTTCGGCGTTGTGGTGCAGGCCTATGGTCCGCGTGCGCCCTTCGTGCTCGACTGGCTCTATGAACTGGCGCAACGACTTGACCGGCGCATCATGGTGCGGCTGGTGAAAGGCGCTTACTGGGATACTGAGATCAAACGCGCGCAGGTGCTCGGGCTTGACGGTTTCCCGGTGTTTACACGCAAGGTCAACACCGATGTGAGCTACATCGCCTGTGCGCGAAAGCTTCTGAACATGACGGACCGGATCTATCCGCAGTTTGCCACGCACAACGCCCATACCGCGGCGGCAATCCTTGCCATGGCACCCGACAAGTCCCTGTTCGAGTTTCAGCGTCTGCACGGCATGGGAGAAGCGCTGCACGAGACCGTGCGCAAGCGCGAGAACACGCGCTGCAGGATCTACGCGCCTGTTGGCGCACATCAGGACCTGCTGGCCTATCTGGTGCGGCGGCTTCTGGAAAACGGCGCGAATTCCTCGTTCGTGCATCAGATCGTGGACGAAGAGGTGAGTGCGAAGGAAATCGCTGCCGACCCGTTTTCCGCGCTTGAGGAAAAAGAAACGGCGGTGAACCCGGCCATCATCCGTCCCTCAGATATTTTCGGGGCTGCACGCAGGAATGCCAGAGGCTGGGATGTGACGGACCCGGTGACCATGGCCGAACTGGACGCGTCCCGTGCAGCCTTCGCCGCGCCGCATGAATGGGAAGCACACCCCGTCACGCCGGCAAAGGGGAACGGAAAACCACGCAAAGTGACCAATCCGGCACGACTGACGGAGACCGTTGGAACGGTGCGCGATGCTACGCGTGAACAGGCAGAGGCGGCAATCGGCATTGCGCTTGGGGCACAGGCCGGCTGGGCGGGAAGACCCGTGAGCGAACGTGCGGACATCCTGCGCCGCATTGCCGATCTCTACGAGGCGCACGCGGCGGAGTTTTTCGCGCTTGCCACCCGTGAGGCCGGCAAATCGCTTGCAGACGGGATCGCGGAAGTGCGCGAGGCGGTGGATTTCCTTCGCTATTACGCCGGGCAGGCGGAGTTTTGCGAAAGGGACACGCAGGCGCGTGGCGTGATCGTGTGTATCTCGCCATGGAACTTTCCGCTGGCGATCTTCACCGGCCAGATCGCGGCTGCCCTCGTGACGGGGAATGCCGTTGTCGCCAAGCCGGCGGAACAGACCCCGCTGATCGCGGCCCGTGCGGTCGCGATGATGCATGAGGCGGGAATCCCCGCAGACGTGCTTCATCTTCTTCCCGGCGATGGCCCCACGATAGGCGGGCCCCTGACGGCGGACCCGAGAATTGCCGGCGTGTGTTTCACCGGGTCGACGGAAGTCGCCCGCCTCATTGAAAGGCAACTGGCGGGGAATGCGGGCCCCGATGCCATGCTGATTGCAGAGACGGGCGGGCTGAACGCGATGATCGTCGATTCCACCGCACTTCCCGAGCAGGCGGTGCGCGACATCGTGGCTTCCTCCTTCCAGAGCGCGGGGCAGCGCTGTTCGGCCCTGCGCATGCTCTATGTCCAGAAGGACGTGGAAAAGCGCGTGGTGGACATGTTGAAAGGGGCGATGCAGGCGCTGCGGATCGGGGATCCGTGGGATGTGTCGACCGATGTTGGCCCGGTGATCGACGATGAAGCGCGTGAAAACATCGCCGATTATGCGCTGAACCTGACCGGGCAGGGGCGGTTGATCGAGGCGCTCGATGTGCCCGAGGATGGACGCTACGTGGCGCCGGCTGCCTTCAAGGTCGCAGGCATCAGGGAGCTTGAGCGCGAGATTTTCGGCCCGGTCCTGCATGTGGCGACGTTTGAGGCCGACGAGATCGACAGGGTAATCGCGGACGTCAATTCAATGGGGTATGGCCTGACCTTCGGTCTGCATACGCGCATCGATGGGCGCGCGCAGCATGTGGTGGACCAGGTGCATGCGGGCAATATCTACGTCAACCGCAACCAGATCGGTGCCGTTGTGGGATCCCAGCCCTTCGGCGGCGAAGGGCTTTCGGGAACCGGCCCCAAGGCCGGCGGCCCGCACTATCTGCGCCGTTTCCGCCGTAGTGGCATGGCGGGCGGGCAACGCCCAACGGGGCAGGTGCATTCAGCAGGCGACCTTGAAGGCAGGATGCCCGCAATTGACGGGAAATGGCTGGCACGAACCGACCGTTTGCCGGTGTTGCGCAAACTGCTGAGAGGCCAGGCCGGACCCGCCGTTGCAGCGGCTGCAGCGCTAGATCAGGGCCCCATCGATCTGCCCGGACCGACGGGCGAGGCCAATTCGCTCATGCTTCTGCCGCGCGGTCGCGCACTCTGCCTGGGCGCGGATGCGGAAACGCTGCTGGCCCAGGCCGTTCAGGCTCTTGCCAGCGGCAATTCGGTGCTCGCGGTGCATCCGCAGGCGCGGTCTGTCCTCAAGCCGCTTCTGGGGCAGGAGCTCCCGCTTGAAGCTGTTGACGGGACGGTGGATCCAAAGGCGCTTGGCAGCCTGTCGCTGGATCTGGTGGCGGCCTGCGGCGCCAGCGAATGGCTGGGCGAACTGCGCCGTAGGCTTGCCGGGCGTGACGGTGCAATCGTTCCACTGATCGTGGAGCCAGTCTATCCGGCGGCTTTCGTTCATGAACGGGCCATCTGTGTCGACACCACAGCTGCCG
- a CDS encoding beta-ketoacyl-ACP synthase, producing the protein MSPRDVVITGMGIVSSLGEGADAHWQALTAKVPTPVLDRERFAPYSIHPLPEIDWGQQIPRRGDQRQMETWQRLGTYAAGLALDDAGMKGDEALCASMDMVIAAGGGERDETVDEAILAASLERNDHDILLNEKLTTELRPTLFLAQLSNLLAGNISIVHKVTGSSRTFMGEEGAGVSAIETAAARIRSGQSSHVLVGASFQTEHSDMLLAYELAGFLHREDWKPVWQRAESEGGGVVSGSGAAFLILESREHAEKRGRKAYASIGPVVSRRTRRKSEPLATGIAEMLDRLPLPQTPVLALSGASGADAATVAEREALARHDNITLRGFSSLTGHLKEAQFPFAVALAALALHHGSPYPAFDETTEPAFDGSPETVLATAIGYHCYEGMGLIKRA; encoded by the coding sequence ATGAGCCCGCGCGACGTAGTTATCACCGGCATGGGCATCGTCTCCTCGCTTGGCGAGGGAGCAGACGCCCACTGGCAGGCGCTGACGGCAAAGGTGCCCACGCCCGTGCTCGATCGGGAGCGGTTTGCGCCTTACAGCATCCATCCCCTGCCCGAGATCGACTGGGGCCAGCAGATTCCGCGACGCGGCGATCAACGCCAGATGGAAACCTGGCAGCGCCTTGGCACCTATGCGGCGGGCCTCGCGCTCGACGATGCGGGCATGAAAGGCGACGAGGCGCTTTGCGCGTCCATGGACATGGTGATCGCCGCCGGAGGCGGTGAACGTGACGAGACGGTGGATGAAGCCATCCTGGCCGCCTCGCTCGAGCGCAACGATCATGACATCCTGCTCAACGAGAAGCTCACCACCGAGCTGCGCCCGACGCTGTTCCTGGCGCAGCTTTCCAATCTTCTCGCCGGCAACATCTCCATCGTTCACAAGGTGACCGGTTCGTCGCGCACCTTCATGGGCGAGGAAGGTGCCGGTGTTTCGGCCATCGAGACGGCGGCCGCGCGCATTCGCTCCGGCCAGTCCTCGCATGTTCTGGTCGGTGCATCCTTCCAGACCGAACATTCCGACATGCTGCTTGCCTATGAGCTTGCCGGCTTTCTGCATCGCGAAGACTGGAAACCGGTCTGGCAGCGCGCGGAGTCCGAGGGCGGCGGTGTGGTCTCCGGTTCCGGCGCAGCTTTCCTGATCCTGGAATCGCGCGAACATGCCGAAAAGCGTGGACGCAAGGCCTATGCATCCATCGGCCCGGTCGTTTCGCGCCGCACCCGCCGCAAGAGTGAGCCGCTCGCCACCGGAATAGCAGAGATGCTCGACCGGCTTCCGCTGCCGCAAACGCCCGTTCTCGCACTGTCAGGTGCTTCCGGCGCCGATGCTGCAACGGTGGCGGAACGCGAAGCACTTGCCCGTCACGACAACATCACGCTGCGCGGCTTTTCATCGCTCACGGGGCATTTGAAGGAAGCGCAGTTTCCCTTTGCGGTCGCGCTCGCAGCTCTCGCGCTGCATCATGGCAGCCCCTACCCGGCATTCGATGAGACAACCGAACCCGCATTCGATGGTAGCCCCGAGACCGTTCTTGCGACAGCCATAGGCTATCACTGCTACGAAGGCATGGGCCTCATCAAACGGGCCTGA
- a CDS encoding acyl carrier protein, whose amino-acid sequence MHVTTFDKVADIIAETSEIDREKITPESHTIDDLGIDSLDFLDIVFAIDKEFGIKVPLEKWTQEVNDGKVSTEEYFVMKNLCAKIDDLVAAKAG is encoded by the coding sequence CTGCACGTGACGACATTCGACAAGGTTGCCGACATCATCGCTGAAACCAGCGAGATCGACCGCGAGAAAATCACCCCCGAAAGCCACACCATTGACGATCTTGGCATCGACAGCCTCGATTTCCTCGACATCGTCTTTGCCATCGACAAGGAATTCGGCATCAAGGTTCCGCTGGAAAAGTGGACTCAGGAAGTCAATGACGGCAAGGTTTCGACAGAAGAGTATTTTGTCATGAAGAACCTTTGCGCCAAGATCGACGACCTCGTGGCCGCCAAGGCTGGCTGA
- a CDS encoding histidine phosphatase family protein, whose amino-acid sequence MFRLLFAIALLFTVSAPPANATEAGWALLRNGGQVVLMRHAIAPGSGDPANFDIEKCGTQRNLSERGRLQARRIGALVQARAAPVERVLASRYCRTLDTATQAFGSGPVEAFPALDLPSDESAMEKQKAVILDRINEYTGSGNLFLITHLEVIEALIGAPAREGEAVILSRGGDTLAAAARIKFN is encoded by the coding sequence ATGTTTCGCCTGCTTTTCGCCATTGCCCTTCTGTTCACCGTCAGCGCCCCGCCAGCCAACGCCACGGAAGCCGGCTGGGCGCTGCTGCGCAATGGCGGTCAGGTCGTGCTCATGCGGCATGCGATCGCGCCCGGCAGCGGCGATCCGGCCAATTTCGACATCGAGAAATGCGGCACCCAGCGCAATCTTTCCGAGCGCGGCCGCCTGCAGGCCCGTCGCATCGGCGCCCTCGTTCAGGCCCGCGCAGCCCCGGTCGAAAGGGTGCTCGCCAGCCGCTATTGCCGCACGCTCGACACCGCCACCCAGGCCTTTGGCTCCGGGCCGGTGGAAGCGTTTCCCGCGCTCGATCTGCCGTCTGACGAGAGCGCCATGGAAAAGCAGAAAGCGGTCATTCTGGACCGAATCAACGAATACACCGGTTCGGGAAACCTGTTCCTGATCACCCATCTTGAAGTGATCGAGGCTCTGATTGGCGCTCCGGCGCGAGAGGGTGAAGCCGTCATTCTGTCGCGCGGAGGCGATACTCTTGCAGCAGCCGCACGCATCAAATTCAACTGA
- a CDS encoding cytochrome-c peroxidase, with translation MRPARLLLLAGALAVLPALQGCDPAPLSDDEKAKIASLSIDALGALPASPGNRFADDPEAAALGERLFFDTGLSGNADVACATCHVPEKQFQDGLPRGVGVGQTSRRTMPLAGVGWNVWQFWDGRRDSLWAQALTPLEDPHEHAGNRAAIARYVATEHRDVYERIFGPLPAFGALPENAGPLGNEAERAAWYDMRPQDRDAVNRVFANIGKAIAAFERRLSPDETRFDRFAKALLEGNEPTGDAAFTDLELEGLRLFIGKANCLECHNGPRFTDDHFHNTGVPQADGVAEDRGRASGMAQVEADPFNCLGPYSDARPDACTALRFMRRDVTAMERAYKTPSLRGVASRPPYMHAGQIATLDDVVTHYSSAPEAPGGNSEIRGVVFTERGRRALIAFLKTLDADAASGP, from the coding sequence ATGAGACCCGCGCGCCTTCTTCTGCTGGCTGGCGCGCTTGCGGTTCTGCCTGCGCTCCAGGGCTGCGATCCGGCGCCTTTGAGCGATGACGAAAAGGCAAAGATCGCTTCTCTTTCCATCGATGCATTGGGCGCGCTGCCGGCATCCCCGGGAAACCGCTTTGCGGACGATCCGGAAGCGGCTGCACTGGGTGAACGCCTGTTCTTCGATACGGGGCTGAGCGGCAATGCGGATGTGGCCTGCGCCACCTGCCATGTTCCCGAAAAGCAGTTTCAGGACGGTCTGCCGCGCGGTGTCGGTGTAGGGCAGACAAGCCGCCGAACCATGCCGCTGGCCGGAGTGGGGTGGAATGTCTGGCAATTCTGGGACGGACGCCGCGACAGTCTCTGGGCGCAGGCCCTGACCCCGCTGGAGGATCCGCACGAGCATGCCGGAAACCGGGCTGCCATCGCGCGCTATGTCGCGACCGAACATCGGGATGTCTATGAGCGGATTTTCGGCCCATTGCCGGCGTTTGGGGCCCTGCCGGAAAATGCCGGCCCGCTCGGCAACGAAGCCGAGAGGGCGGCCTGGTACGACATGCGGCCGCAAGATCGGGACGCGGTGAACCGGGTGTTTGCGAATATCGGCAAGGCGATTGCCGCCTTCGAGCGAAGGCTTTCACCAGACGAAACCCGCTTCGACCGTTTTGCAAAAGCGCTTCTGGAAGGCAACGAGCCCACCGGGGATGCAGCGTTCACGGATCTTGAGCTGGAGGGCCTGAGGCTTTTCATTGGCAAGGCCAATTGCCTCGAATGCCACAATGGCCCGCGCTTCACGGATGATCATTTTCACAACACGGGCGTGCCGCAGGCCGACGGCGTGGCGGAAGACAGGGGACGGGCGAGCGGGATGGCGCAGGTGGAAGCCGACCCTTTCAACTGCCTTGGCCCATACAGCGATGCGCGCCCGGATGCCTGCACGGCACTGCGTTTCATGCGGCGCGACGTGACGGCAATGGAACGTGCCTACAAGACCCCCTCTCTGCGCGGTGTGGCCTCGCGCCCGCCCTATATGCATGCAGGCCAGATCGCCACGCTGGATGACGTGGTCACGCATTACAGCAGTGCGCCCGAAGCGCCTGGCGGCAACAGCGAAATCCGGGGTGTCGTTTTCACCGAGCGCGGGCGCCGTGCGCTGATCGCGTTTCTGAAAACCCTCGACGCGGATGCCGCTAGCGGTCCTTGA
- a CDS encoding NAD-dependent succinate-semialdehyde dehydrogenase translates to MLHKISHFKREANFIGGAWVNADSGQTIDVVNPADGRTIGTVPRSGRAETRRAIEAAEAAFHSWKKTSADHRAKLMRKLHDAIMDNQDTLAELLVMEQGKPLAEARGEVGISAAYILWFAEEGRRVYGEVVPSPWADRRILVTKEPVGVIGAITPWNFPSSMLARKLGPALATGCTAVAKPASQTPYSGLAWGVLCEEAGFPDGVVNIVTGSASEIGDELCENPLVRKITFTGSTEVGKTLIEKTAGTVKKVSMELGGNAPFLVFDDADIDRAVEGAIAAKYRNSGQTCVCTNRFFVQAGIHDRFVEKLSAAARKLNVGPGLEEGTQQGPLIDMNAVEKVEELIADATDKGARVTAGGGRHELGGSFFQPTVIANATTDMRFMEEEIFGPVAPVFRFETEEEAIRLANDTAFGLACYFYTGDLGRAFRVMEGLKYGLVGVNEGIITTVEAPFGGLKESGLGKEGGHQGVEDYLDTKYVCIGGLGL, encoded by the coding sequence ATGCTTCACAAGATCAGTCACTTCAAGCGCGAGGCCAATTTTATCGGGGGCGCCTGGGTGAATGCGGATTCGGGCCAGACCATCGATGTGGTCAACCCGGCAGACGGCCGGACAATCGGCACTGTCCCGCGCTCGGGCCGGGCCGAAACGCGCCGCGCCATCGAAGCGGCCGAGGCCGCATTCCATTCCTGGAAGAAAACCTCCGCCGACCATCGCGCAAAGCTCATGCGCAAGCTGCATGACGCGATCATGGACAATCAGGACACGCTGGCCGAACTTCTGGTGATGGAGCAGGGCAAACCGCTGGCGGAGGCGCGCGGCGAGGTGGGCATATCGGCGGCCTATATCCTGTGGTTTGCGGAAGAGGGGCGCCGGGTTTACGGCGAAGTCGTTCCCTCGCCCTGGGCCGACAGGCGCATTCTCGTTACCAAGGAACCTGTCGGTGTGATCGGCGCGATCACGCCGTGGAACTTTCCCTCGTCCATGCTCGCCCGCAAGCTTGGGCCGGCGCTGGCGACCGGCTGTACCGCCGTGGCCAAACCGGCTTCGCAGACGCCCTATTCGGGCCTTGCCTGGGGCGTTTTGTGCGAGGAGGCGGGTTTTCCTGACGGTGTGGTCAACATCGTCACCGGTTCGGCCTCCGAAATCGGCGACGAACTTTGCGAAAACCCGCTGGTGAGAAAAATCACCTTCACCGGCTCCACGGAAGTGGGCAAGACGCTGATCGAGAAGACCGCGGGAACGGTGAAGAAGGTTTCCATGGAACTGGGCGGCAATGCGCCGTTTCTGGTTTTTGACGACGCGGACATCGACCGGGCCGTGGAGGGCGCAATCGCTGCAAAGTACCGCAATTCGGGCCAGACCTGTGTCTGCACCAACCGATTTTTCGTGCAGGCCGGCATTCATGACCGGTTCGTGGAGAAGCTTTCTGCCGCCGCCCGGAAACTGAACGTGGGACCCGGCCTTGAAGAAGGCACCCAGCAGGGCCCGCTGATCGATATGAATGCCGTGGAAAAGGTGGAGGAGCTGATCGCCGACGCGACCGACAAGGGCGCCAGGGTGACCGCCGGGGGTGGCCGGCACGAACTGGGTGGTTCGTTCTTCCAGCCGACCGTGATCGCGAATGCCACGACCGATATGCGCTTCATGGAAGAAGAGATTTTCGGGCCTGTTGCCCCGGTTTTCCGCTTCGAGACGGAAGAGGAGGCGATCAGGCTTGCAAACGACACGGCCTTCGGGCTTGCATGCTACTTCTACACTGGCGATCTGGGCCGCGCCTTCCGTGTGATGGAAGGGCTGAAATACGGCCTGGTGGGCGTCAATGAGGGGATCATCACCACGGTCGAAGCACCTTTTGGCGGGCTGAAGGAATCGGGCCTTGGCAAGGAGGGCGGCCATCAGGGCGTGGAGGATTATCTCGACACCAAATATGTCTGCATCGGCGGTCTCGGCCTTTAG